The genomic interval GCGCGGGCCTCGGCGGTGACAGTGGCGCCGGACAGCATGCGGGCGATCTCCTCGCGCCGCTCGTCGCCGTCCAGCTCGGCGACGCCGGTGGTGACCTGCTCGCCCTTCTGAGACTTCTGCACCTTCAGATGGACGGCCCCACGCGCCGCGACCTGCGGGCTGTGGGTGACGACCAGCACCTGGAGGCCATGGCCCAGAGTTTCCAGCCGCTCGCCCACCGCGGCGGCGACGGCGCCGCCGATGCCGGTGTCCACCTCGTCGAACACCAGCGTACCGACGGTGGAGGTCTGGGCCAACACCACCTTCAAAGCCAGCATGAAGCGCGCCAGCTCACCGCCAGACGCGATCTTGTTCAGCGCCCCCGGCGGCGAGCCGGGGTTGGTGGCGACCTGGAAGGCGACGCGGTCGATTCCGGACGCGCTCCATTCCGATTCGTCCAGCGGCTCGACCAGCGTGCGGAATTTGGCCTTTTCCATCTTCAGCGGCGCCAGTTCGGCGGCGACCGCCACGTCCAGCCGGCCGGCGGCCTCGCGGCGGGCAACGCTCAGCGCCTCGGCAGCCTTGTGGAAGGCGGCGCGGGCCTGTTCGGCCTCCTTCGCCAGCTTGGCCAGCAGGTCGCCCTGATCCTCGATCAACAGCAGGCGGCCGGCCATCTCCTCGCGCAAGCCGGCCAGCGCATCGACGTCGACGCCATGCTTGCGGGCGGCGGCGCGCAGGGCGAACAGCCGCTCCTCCAGCTTTTCCAGCGCCCGCGGGTCCATGTCGACGCCGCTGGAGACGGCCTGGAGAGCGGCGATCGCCTCCCCCGCCTCGGTCGCGGCGCGGTCGAGGGCCGCGATCACCGGGTCAAGCGTGCCACCGGCCCGGTCGGCGATCCGGCTCAGCGTGCGGATGGCGGAGGACAGGGCGCGCTCGACGCCCCGGTCGCCGGACAGCTCCGCATAGGCGGCGTTCATGCCGTCGACCAGCTTTTCCCGGTGCATAAGCACCGCGCGGGTCTCCGACAACTCCTCCTCCTCGCCGGCCTTTGGAGCGAGCGCATCCAGTTCGGCCACGGCGTGGCGGAGATATTCCTCTTCGGAGCGGGCGCGGGCGATGTCGGCGGCGGCGGAATGGCGCGCGTCCTCCACCTGCCTCCAGGCGCGGTGGGCGGCGGCGACCTGCGCCGCCTGGGCGGACAGGCCGGCATAGGCGTCGAGCACGCCGCGGTGGGTCTGCGGATTCAGCAGGCCATGGGTGTCGAACTGCCCATGCACCTCGACCAGTTCGCTGCCAAGCGTCTTCAGCAACCCGACGCCGACCGGCTGGTCGTTCACCCAGGCGCGGCTGCGGCCGTCGGTGTTGACGGTGCGGCGGATCACCAGTGTTTGGTACCCGGCCGAGCCGTCAGCCGAATCGGCGTCCAGCCCCTGTTCCTTCAGGATGGCGAAGACCGGATGATCGCCCGACAATTCGAATTCCGCGGTCACGGCGGCCTGATCGGCGCCATGGCGGACCAGCCCCGATTCCGCGCGCGCGCCGAGGGCCAGCCCCAGCGCGTCGAGCAGGATGGACTTGCCCGCACCGGTCTCGCCGGTCAGGGCGCACAGGCCCTTGCGGAAGGACAGGCTCAGCCGCTCGATCAGGACGACGTCCCTGATCGTCAGCGACACGAGCATGGAGCGTCCTAGAACAGGGAGTTCCAGGCTCGATTGAGCCACGACTTCTCGTTTCGCTCGGGACGCAGGTTGGCGTCCACCAGCAGTGCGTAGCTGTCCGTGTACCATTCGCTGCCGGGGAAGTTGTGGCCGAGCACGGCCGCGGCGGCCTTCGCCTCGTCGGTCACGCCCAGCGCCAGATAACACTCCACCAGCCGGTGCAGCGCCTCAGGCACATGGGACGTGGTCTGGTAATTTTCAACGACGGCGCGGAACCGGTTGATCGCGGCGGTATACTGGTGCTGACGCAGATAGAAGCGTCCGACCTCCATCTCCTTGCCGGCAAGGTGATCGTTGGTCAGGTCGATCTTCAGCTTCGCGTCGCGGGCGTATTTGCTGTCGGGGAAGCGGCGGACCACCTCCTGCAGGCTGTCGAGCGCCCGGCGCGTCATCCGCTGGTCGCGGCGGACGTCGGTGATCTGCTCGTAATAGCACAGCGCCCGCATGTAATAGGCGTAGTCGACATCCGGGCTGCCCGGATGAAGCTGGATGAAGCGGTCGAGCGCCAGGATGGCGTCGTCGTACTTCAAATCCTGGTATTGGGCGTAGGCGGCAAGGAGCTGGGCCTTGCTGGCCGCATCCGCATAGGGATGCTGGCGCTCCACCTCGTCATAGAGCTTCGCGGCCTTCTTGAAGGACTCCTCGCGCATCGCCGCGTCGGCTTCCGACATGAGCTGGTCGGCCGGGCGTTCGACATACGCATCCTCCTTGGTGGAGGAGCAGGCGGACAGAGCGGCGGACAGGAGGATGGCCGTCAGCGGCAGGCGGTACGGGCGAGGAAGCATCGTCGTCTTGGGCGCTTTCGAAGTTGCCCCTGTATAGCACGCCGGGGTAAGGGCGCCGCAAGCGGTAACGCGGGGGTGGGCGATATGCCCCTCCCCGCTGCCGGCGGAAAATGGATGGAAAGCGCCTCAGCCGAACAGCGCGTCGATGTCGGCCTGGCTGATGTTGCCGCTGTCGGGCGTGGCTTCGGCCGGGCCGTGCAGGTCCAGGTTCTCGTCCTTCTTGGTGACGGACGGCGGCAGCGGCATCGCCTCGAATTCGCGCTTGTTCCACAGGCTCATCATCGCGTCGACACGCTCTTCGATGAAGGACATGGCGCGGACGACCTTGGTGATGCGCTGGCCGGTCAGATCCTGGAAGTTGCAGGCCTCATAGATGCGGACGATCACGTCGACCATGTCGTTGACGCGGTCGTTGTGATAGCCCTCCGGCAGCGATGACTTCAGCTCCGACACCACCTCTTCCAGCTCTTCGGCGCAGGCCATGATGGTGTTGGTCGCGGCCTCCGTCGCGGCGACGACGGCGCCCAGTTCCTGGCTGGCCTGCTGGAACTTGTCGTCACCGGCGAGCGGGTGGCGGATGGCGGCCATCTCCACCTTGGTCGCCTTGATCCGGCCGGAGATGTCGGCGATCTCGACCTGGATCTGGTCGATCTGCGCCGCGTCCATGGCAAGGAAGCGGTCGAGCTTGGCGCCAAGTTCGCTGACGGCCCGCAGCACTTCGGTGTTGTCGGCCTGGACCACCTGGGTCGGCGCCGGAAGAGCCGAAGACGCCGCGGCGCCATCTTCGATCAGGGCCTGGAACGGGTGCCCGGATTTGCGGGCTTTCTGAAGCTCGGCCATGAAGGGCTTGGTCATCTGCTTCATCCTCGGTCCCGCCTCTCGGAAACGGCCGGCTGTGGCCTGTGGTGATGGATGTCTGGTCGCGCGTCTGTTCTGCGTTCTGATCGGTTGACCGCCCTCCATCCGGCCATCGGCAGGCTGGGTCGGTCAATCCGGGGAAACCCATGAGGCTCTTCGGCCCCGGGACCGCCGGCACGGCGGCCCAAGCCCGTCGTTTAGCCGAACAGGGCGTCGATGGCGGCCTGATCCAGCGGAACCGGGGGCTCGGCCGCTGCGGGTGGTGGCGGCGGCGGGGCGGGCTTGGCGGCGGCCTTGGCCTTCGGGGCGGCCCCCGGCGGCTTCGGCACCGGCTTCTTGGCCGGAGCCGGGGCAGGCGCGTCGAACATGCTGTCGATGTCGGACTGGCTAGCCACCGCGGGGGCGGGCGCCGGCGAATCGAACATGCTGTCGATGTCCGCCTGACTGGCCTTCACCGGAGCCGGAGCGGGCGCGTCGAACATGCTGTCGATGTCCGCCTGGCTCGCCTGGACCGGTGCCGGCGGCGGCGGAGGTGGCGGCGGTGGCGGCGCGACCGGAGCCGGCGCCGGGCTGTCGAACATGCTGTCGACATCGGCCTGGCTGACGCCGTGACCGTCCAGCTGCGGACCGTTCAGCAGATGGGCGTCGGGACGGGTGTCGGTCTGCTCTTCCTTGACGATGATGCCGGCCAGCCCATCCTCGCCCCAGATGCTGATCATCGCCATCACGCGCTGCTCGATGTAGCGGAGCGCGTTGACGACCTTGCTGGTGCGCTGGCCGGTCAGATCCTGGAAGGAACAGGCGGTGAAGATGTCGTTCACCTGGGTGTCGATCTCGCCGCACATCGCCGGATCGGCGCCGCTGGCGCGAAGCTTGCCCGCCAGATCCATCAGCCGCTCGGCGGCATTCAGGATCTCGAAGGACGCGCGCTCGGTCGAGATGACGATGGCGTCCAGCTCGTTGGTGGCCGACAGGATCTTGTCGCCCGAACCGTCAGGCGGCCGCAGCGCCGCCACTTCCCGCCTCGCCTGCTCGATCGAGGCGGCCATTTCCATCAGTTCGCGGCGCAGGACGCCGACATGCTTGCCGGCCTCCACCGCCTCGTTCTGCCGGTTCCAGGAGTCGCGGAACTCCTGAAGCATGGCGCGCACTTCTTCCGTCGCGGCCCCGAGGGACCGCCGGTGGAGCCGCCGCAGGAAGGCCCTGCCCTTCGCCGATCGGGCGATGGCGTCCTCGATCTGCTCGAACTCTTCATCGGACAGCTGCGGAAGCTGCTCCAAACCGGTCCACTCCCCAAACTGAATGCGCCGGCCGCCGCACTGACCCGGACGGCCGAACCGGGCGCCGGACGGCTGCGGCCGTCCCTGCTGCCCCACATCGCAAACCCGAAGATCAGCCGCCGATGACGGCCTGGATCTTCTGCTTCAGCGTGTCGGCGTTGAAGGGCTTGACGATGTAGTTGTTCACGCCGGCCTGCTTGGCGGCGATGACGTTCTCGGTCTTGCTCTCGGCGGTGACCATGATGAAGGGCGTTGCCGCCAGCTTCGCATCCGCACGGATTTCCTTCAGGAGCTGCAAGCCGGTCATCGGCTCCATGTTCCAGTCGGAGATGATGAGGCCGAACTTGCTCTCACGCAGCTTCGCCAGCGCCGACACGCCGTCGCCGGCCTCGTCGATGTCGGTGTAGCCGATCTGGGTCAACAGGTTCCGCACGATGCGCCGCATGGTGGCGTAATCATCGACGACGAGGATCTTCATCTAGACGTCTCCGCAATAATCCGTTGCCGGTGTCTGTCCGGCCGTTACGCCCACCCGGCGCGGGGGCTGCGCCGTAATCCGGGAAGTGATGCCGACTGTAGTGCCCTAACTGCCGCCAAAAGTCATCCCCTTGGGTCACACTGAAGCAGCTGGGTAAAGAACGTGTTACCACGGGTGGCAACATCTTGCGGAATCAGGGGCGCCCCCAGCCTCCGGCCGACAATTGATACAGCCGCCCGCTCCGATCACAGCGGAGCGGTCGCCTGCGCCAGCCAGGCGTGGGCCGCATCATCCAGCAGCGGCGCCAGCGATTCGCGTACCCGCGCATGATAGGCGTCGACCCAGGCGGCCTCCGCGTCGCTCAGCAGCGCCCGCTCGATCAGCGCGCGGTCGATCGGCACCAGGGTCAGCGGCTCGAACTCCAGCACCGGCCGTTCGGCCCCGGCCAGCTCGCCAGCCGCTTCGCCGACCGGTTCCACCGGCCGGACGACGATCAGGTTCTCGATCCGGATGCCATAGGCGCCGGTCTTGTAATAGCCCGGCTCGTTCGACAGGATCATGCCCGGCTGCAGGGCCACGCTGTTGCCGACCTTCGACACCCGCTGCGGCCCCTCATGCACCGACAGGAAACTGCCGACGCCGTGGCCGGTGCCGTGGTCATAGTCCAGGCCGGCCTGCCACAACGGCAGCCGCGCCAGCACGTCCAGCTGCGAGCCCGTCGTGCCGCGCGGGAAGCGCACGGTGGACAGCGCGATGTGGCCCTTCAGCACCCGGGTGAAGCGGTCACGCATCTCCGCCGCCATCGCCGGATCGGGATCGCCGACCGCCAGCGTGCGGGTCACGTCGGTGGTGCCGTCCAGATATTGCGCACCGCTGTCCAGCAGGAAGATGCCGCCCGGCTCCAGCCGGCGGTCGGTCTCCGGGGTGACGCGGTAATGCACGATGGCGCCATTCGGTCCGGCCCCGGCGATGGTGTCGAAGCTGACGCCACGGAACCGCTCGTTCTCCCGCCGGCAGGCCAGCAGCCGCTCCACCACCGCCAGTTCGGTCAGCGTGCCCTTCGGCGCCTCTTCGGAAAACCAGTGCAGGAAGCGGACGAGGGCGGCGCCGTCACGGACATGCGCGGCACGGGTGCCGGCCAGCTCCGCCGCGTTCTTGCAGGCCTTGGGCAGGGCGCAGGGGTCGCCGTCGCGCTCCACCTTCGCGCCGGCCAGATGCAGCCGGTCGACGATCCAGGCCGAGGTGCAGGTCGGGTCGGCCAGCACACGGGCGGAACCGCGGGCGACGGCGTCCAGCGCCGGCCCGAACTCCTCCACCGGCCGCACCCTCACCTGATTGCCCAGATGGGCACGGGTCTGCGGCGCCAGCTTGCGCGGGTCGAGGAACAGCTCAACCGACGCATCGGCGGACAGGATCGCGAAGGACAGCGGCAGCGGCGTGCAGGGCACGTCGGCACCGCGGATGTTCAGCAGCCAGGCGATGCTGTCCGGCTGGGTCAGCACCGCGGCGGCGATGCCCTTCTGCCCCAGTTCGTCGGCCAGCCGGGCCCGCTTGTCGGCGGAACTTTCGCCGGCGAAGGCGTCATCCTGGGGCACCACGGGGGTCAGCGGGGCCGGCGGCTGGCCCTGCCACACCGAATCGAGCGGGTTGTCCTCGCACGCCACCAGCAGGATGCCGGCGCGTTCCAGCGCGGCGCGGGTCTTCTCCACCCAGCCGATGGTGTGCAGCCAGGGATCGAAGCCGAAGCGTCCGCCTTCAGGTAGGGCGGCGACGATCCAGTCGGTCAGCGGATCGTCGATCAGGTGCTTGTACTCGTACAGATCGGCCGGAACCTCGCTGCGGACCTGGAGGGTGTAGCGGCCGTCGACGAAGATCGCGGCATGCCGGGCGGTCACCACCGCGTTGCCGGCCGATCCGGTGAAGCCGGTCAGCCAGCCCAACCGCTGGGCGCGCGGCGGCACATATTCACCCTGATGCTCGTCCCCGCGCGGCACGATGAATCCGTCGAGATCGCGGCGCTTCAGCGCGGCGCGCAGGTCGGCCAGCCGCTGCGCGGGGCCTGGTCCGGCCGTCGGCGCCTCGCCGGCCAGCAGCGCCTTCAACGCCTGGAGCTGTTCGGCCAGCACGGGCGGAAGGCTTTCGCCGACCAGCAGGGTCCAGGCGGCGGGCTCCTCCCCCTCGGGCGCCGCCAGCACGCCGGCCAGCAGGGCGCGCACATCGGCGGGCGACCGGCCGGTCCCGGCCTCGGTCAACAGGGTCGCAAGGGCGTCGTCGCCACGATAGGCAGCGGAGGGAATCGCGCTGGGCACGGAACCTGTTCCTCGGAAGAGTGAATCCTATCGCCACAGGCTAGGCACCCCGCCGGCCGGGCGCAAGCGGCGGGGTGGCGGCTATGCCGGTCGGGGTGGGCTACCCCACCCCGTCAGACCGGCAGCCCCGCATCGTCCGGCAGCCCGAGCCGCTCCAGCACGCGCTTGCGCGCCTCGCCGCGCTCGACGTCGGAGACGTGCAGCAACCCGCCGATCCGCCGCAGCAGGCTCGATTCCAGGTCGTTCAGAACGCCGTCGGCGTAGGCGACCTCCCACAGCATCTCGATGATCCAGAGGCGGTGGCCGGGCGGACAGCGGTCCATGATGACGCTGACGTAGCGGAGGTAGGGCGACACGTCCTCGGTGTCGAACACCGCGGCGGACAGCAGGTCCTGCGCCTCTTCCTCGCTCAGCTTGAAGTGACGGCGGGCGACCGAGAGGATGCGGTCGCGCTCCGCTTCGGAGATGGTGTCGTCGGTGCGTGCGGCCTCGACCATCAGGGCGGCGGCGGCGGCTTGCAAGGCGTCCTCGCCCGGATCGACGCCGTCGTCGCCCGTGAACAAGGACCGGATGCGGTTCAGCATGGTGGCTCCCCAGAAACGTGTCTGACCATCGTCCCTAGGGGAAGTCGCATCACGGCCCTATGGTTTCAACGGCCCCCGGATTAACGCTTGACCACAAGAGTGGTCCACTCCCCGACCGGAATGCGGGCGACCAGCCGCAGTCCCTGGTTGCGGTGGGCCTGGATGACATGGCGTTCCTGCCGGTTCAGCAGCCCGGCCAGCACGGCATAGCCACCCTTCTTCAGATGGCGGCGCAGTTGCGGCGCCATCCGCGACAGCGGGCGGGCCAGGATGTTGGCGGTGATCAGCGTGTAGGGCTTGTGCCGCCCGACGATCGGGGTGTGGTAGCCGTCGCCGCCCTGGGCGCGGATCATGGTCTTCTGCCCGTTCAGCGCCGCGTTGATGCGGGTGACGCGCACCGCTTCGGGGTCGATGTCGACGGCGGTCACCGGCACGCGCCAGCGCTTGGCCACCGCCAGCGCCAGGATGCCCGAGCCGCAGCCCATGTCGAGCGCGCCGCGCCGTCCGCCGCGCGGCAGCTTCAGATGGCGCGACAGCCGGTCGAGCGCCTGGAGGCAGCCGTTGGTCGAGCCATGCTCGCCAGTGCCGAAGGCGGTGGCGGCGTCGACCAGCAGCGGGATGCTGCCGGCCGGCACGATGCCCTCATGGTGGGAGCCGTGAACGAAGAAGCGCCCGGCGCGAATCGGCGGGAAGCCCTGATAGCTGTGCGACACCCAGTCGATCGGCGGCAGGTTCTCGATCGCCAGCCGCGGTTCCTCGATCCCCAGGGCCTTGGCCAGCACCGCGACGCGGGATTGCAGGCGCGCCTCGTCGGGGGCGCCGTACAGGGTCGCCTCGACCAGCCAGTTGCCGCCTTCCTCCAGTTCGAAGGTCGACACCGCATCGGCATGGTCGCCCACCGCCTCGGCAAAGGCGGGCGCATGGGCTTCGGGAACGACCAGCGCGATGCGCCAGAGCGGGGTTTGCGACATGACAGGGGCTTTCCGACGACGACGCGAGAACAGAAGCGGCGTTTTTAGCATCAAGCCGGAAAGAGACCAAGGATTCCGGAGGCCTCCTCGCTTCGCTGAGAACCCCTACCGGCCCGTCAGCCGGTCGGCGATGTCGTGCATGCCCTGGGCGCGCAGCACCGACTGGCGGTGGCGCAGCAGCCGGCGTTCCAGCGCCCTGTCCATCGCCGCGCCGCCAAGCGTCGTGCCATCGGCCCCCTTCAGCCGGTCGGCGATGTCGCGGGTCAACATCCCGTCCGCCTTGGCGTCGCGGCGGTCGAGCGGCTGGTCGCCGGCAATGCTCTGGCGCAGCCGTTCCAGCAGGACGGTCCGGCTCTGCGGCGCCCGGCCTTCCAAAGCGAGCCGGCAGACCCGGCGCAGCGAGGCGGCCATCGGCGCCAGTGCCGGCTCGGGATCGCGGTCGAACAGGGCGTCGGCCAGCACGCACAGCCCGGCATGCAGGCTGGGCTGCGCTCCCAGCAGTTCCTTCACCGTATCGGCGGACCCCATGATGTCTGCGACCACCCCGTCCAGCAGGGAGAGATGCCGCGGTTCGGCATCCTCGCCCATCATCGCCAGCAGCAGGTCCAGCTTCCCGGCCAGCGCTCCGCCGACCTCCAGATGCTGGGACAGCAGCACGAGGAACAACGCGTCATGGCCCTCCGCCCCCACCGCCTCGTCGATGGCGCCGCTGGTGCCGGGCAGGTCGGTGGAGTCGAAACGCGGCAGCCTGCGCCGTTCGGCCAGCGTGTCGCGGGCGAACCCGCTGACCGCCTCGACCAGCTGGCGCAGTTCGCGGGCGCGGCCGGCATGGGAGACGCTGTGGAGATCGGCATGATGGCGGGCGACGGCGTGGATGGCAGCGCCCAGCAGCGCCCCCTGCTCCTCCAGCCGGCGGAACAGCGGCCAGGAATGCAGCAGCTCGGTCGGGGTGATGCGCTGGGCATCCAGATAGGGGCGGAGCAGCCTGCCGATCACCACCCGGCTCTCGAAGCCGCGGAGGTCGTCCGGCGTGCGGCAGAGAGGCGCGCCGTCCGCCGTGCCGCCCAGGGTCAGGCCCTTGCGTTGGGGCTGGGGAACGGTCTTGTGCAGGATCACGGTTTCCAGCGAGAGGCCGGCGACGGTGCGGAACTTCACCACCTTCGCCTCCTCCACCCCGGAAGCCGCCAGCTGCGAGCGGGCGGCCGAGAGCGCCGACTCCTGGTCGGTATAGGCCCCTTCGATGCGCCAGCGGCCTTCGCGGCGGCTCTGAACCTCGTAACTGACGCTGCCCGTTCCGAACACGGTGGATGGCCTCCGGCTCCGTTTTACCGCCGCAATCTTCGGCGGTAACGGCTGCCGCGGCTGTGACGGCCATCACAGTGCGGCAACCGGCCAGCCTGTTTGGTTCAGCCCGCCCCGTCGGCGGGCTGACCTCGCTTTAGCCCGCCTTGTCGGCGGGGACCACGAAGCTGTCCATCACCTTCTTGCTGCCGGAATGGTCGAAGTCGATCTCCAGCTTGTCCTCCGACACGCCGACGACGGTGCCGTAGCCGAATTTCTGGTGGAAGACCCGCGCCCCCTTGGCGAAGGGCGCATCGGGCCGGGGCCGCGGCGCCACCGCGTAGGCGCCCTGGTCCAGCGTGATCGTCTTGGGCGCCGGTGCCTGCCGGGTAGAGCCGCGGAACTGGAAGCCGCCGCCGCCATATCCCCCCGCCCCGGCCCCGCCGAATCCACCGCCGAAATTCCCACGGCCGCCACTGCCGGCGAACAGGCCGTTGGCGGCCTCGGCCTCGACATTGTCCTGCGGGATCTCCTCGACGAAGCGCGACGGCACGGCACTGACCCAGTTGCCGTACAGCCGCCGGTTGGCGGCATGACTGACATAGGCGCGGCGCCGCGCCCGGGTCAGGCCGACATAGGCCAGCCGCCGCTCCTCCTCCAGCCCGGCGATGCCGGTCTCGTCCAGCGCGCGCTGGTTGGGGAACACGCCCTCCTCCCAGCCCGGCAGGAAGACATGGTCGAACTCCAGCCCCTTGGCGCCGTGCAGGGTCATCACCGTGACCTGCTCGATGCCGGCGGCCTCGGCGTTCTCCATCACCAGCGCGACATGCTCCAGGAAGCCCGGCAGGTTCTCGAACTCCGCCATGGCGGTGATGAGTTCCTTCAGGTTCTCCAGCCGGCCGGGGGCCTCGGGCGTCTTGTCCTCCTGCCACATGCGGGTGTAGCCGGACTCGTCGAGGACGGTGCGGGCGAGCTCGGTGTGCGGCACCGTCGCCATCAGCGTCCGCCAGCGGAAAAAGTCCTGCAGCAGCCCGCGCAGGGTGGCGCGCAGCTTCGGCTTCAGCTCGTCCGTCTCGGTCAGCGCCCAGCCGGCCTCGGTCAGCGACAGCCCGCGCGCACGGGCGGCGGTGTAAAGGCTCTGCATCGCCGCCGGACCGACGCCACGCTTGGGCAGATTGACGATGCGCTCGAAGGCGAGATCGTCGTCGCCGGAATTGACCACGCGGAAATAGGCCAGCGCGTCGCGGATTTCCTGCCGCTCGTAGAAGCGCGGACCGCCGAGCACCTTGTAAGGCAGGCCGAGCGTGATGAAGCGTTCTTCAAACTCGCGGGTCTGGAAACCGGCGCGGACCAGCACGGCGATCTGCGACAGCGGCGTGCCCTTGCGCTGGAGCGTCTCGATCTCCTCGCCGACCCAGCGCGCCTCCTCCTCGCCGTCCCACACCGCCTTGACCTTGACCGGCTCGCCGCCGTCCGCCTCGGTCCACAGCGTCTTGCCCAGCCGACCCTGGTTGTTGGCGATCAATCCGGATGCCGCCGCCAGGATATGGCCGGTGGAGCGGTAGTTCTGCTCCAGCTTGATGATGGTGGCGCCGGGGAAGTCGGTCTCGAAGCGCAGGATGTTGCCGATCTCGGCACCGCGCCAGGCATAGATCGACTGATCCTCGTCACCGACGCAGCAGATGTTCTTGTGCGCCTGGGAGAGGATGCGCAGCCACAGATACTGCGCGACGTTGGTGTCCTGATATTCGTCGACCAGCACATACTTGAACTTGCGGTGATACTCCGCCAGCACATCCGGATTGTTCTGGAAGATGGCAAGGTTGTGCAGCAGCAGATCGCCGAAGTCGCAGGCGTTCAGGGTGCGCAGGCGCTCCTGATAGGCGCGGTAGATCGCCACCACCCGGCCGCCGGCCACCTCGCCGCCATCGGCGTCGCCCAGCCGGTCGGGAGTCAGCCCGCGGTCCTTCCAGCGTTCGATGGCGCCCAGCACCTGACGGGCCGGCCACTTCTTCGAATCGATGTTCTCGGCTTCCAGCAACTGTTTGATCAGACGCACCTGATCGTCGGTGTCGAGGATGGTGAAGTTCGACTTCAACCCGACCAGCTCGGCATGGCGGCGCAGGATGCGGGCGGCCAGCGCGTGGAAGGTGCCGAGCCACCAGCCCTCCGGCTCGATCCCCACCAGATGGGCGACGCGCTCGCGCATTTCGCGGGCGGCCTTGTTGGTGAAGGTCACCGCCAGGATCTGGAAGGCGGCGGCGCGCCGGGTCATCAGCAGATGGGCCAGACGGGTGGTCAGCACCCGCGTCTTGCCGGTGCCGGCGCCGGCCAGCACCAGGACCGGACCGTCGAGCGCCTCCACCGCCGCCCGCTGGGTCGGATTCAGCCCGTCCAGATAGGCGAAGCGCTGTGCCGCAGCGGGATATCCGGCATCCGAAAAGCCCGAGGCAGCGGCGGGAGCGGCGTGGCTCAACGGATCATCATCATAAGCGTCTGACATGGCGTCCCGGCCTGGGGATGGACGAAAAAATCGGCGAGAGCATGAAAATGCGCCCTCGCGGCTGGAACGTATACAGCACAGAACGGCCCCGCA from Azospirillum sp. TSH100 carries:
- a CDS encoding ATP-dependent helicase, coding for MSDAYDDDPLSHAAPAAASGFSDAGYPAAAQRFAYLDGLNPTQRAAVEALDGPVLVLAGAGTGKTRVLTTRLAHLLMTRRAAAFQILAVTFTNKAAREMRERVAHLVGIEPEGWWLGTFHALAARILRRHAELVGLKSNFTILDTDDQVRLIKQLLEAENIDSKKWPARQVLGAIERWKDRGLTPDRLGDADGGEVAGGRVVAIYRAYQERLRTLNACDFGDLLLHNLAIFQNNPDVLAEYHRKFKYVLVDEYQDTNVAQYLWLRILSQAHKNICCVGDEDQSIYAWRGAEIGNILRFETDFPGATIIKLEQNYRSTGHILAAASGLIANNQGRLGKTLWTEADGGEPVKVKAVWDGEEEARWVGEEIETLQRKGTPLSQIAVLVRAGFQTREFEERFITLGLPYKVLGGPRFYERQEIRDALAYFRVVNSGDDDLAFERIVNLPKRGVGPAAMQSLYTAARARGLSLTEAGWALTETDELKPKLRATLRGLLQDFFRWRTLMATVPHTELARTVLDESGYTRMWQEDKTPEAPGRLENLKELITAMAEFENLPGFLEHVALVMENAEAAGIEQVTVMTLHGAKGLEFDHVFLPGWEEGVFPNQRALDETGIAGLEEERRLAYVGLTRARRRAYVSHAANRRLYGNWVSAVPSRFVEEIPQDNVEAEAANGLFAGSGGRGNFGGGFGGAGAGGYGGGGFQFRGSTRQAPAPKTITLDQGAYAVAPRPRPDAPFAKGARVFHQKFGYGTVVGVSEDKLEIDFDHSGSKKVMDSFVVPADKAG